From a single Fulvivirga ulvae genomic region:
- a CDS encoding YtoQ family protein yields the protein MKLQIYLSGEIHSDWREELINEAERLLLPVEFLTPVLNHDASDEVGIKILGEEDNNFWKDHKAAKINAIRIKNSIEKADIVVVKFGDKYRQWNAAFDAGYAAALGKSYIVVHPAEFTHALKEVDAQAMAVAEDVSQVLKILEYITLPE from the coding sequence ATGAAACTACAAATTTACTTATCGGGTGAGATTCATTCTGACTGGCGAGAAGAGTTGATCAACGAGGCTGAACGGCTGTTACTTCCGGTTGAATTTTTGACGCCGGTGCTAAATCATGATGCCAGTGACGAGGTGGGTATTAAAATTCTTGGAGAGGAAGATAATAACTTCTGGAAAGATCATAAGGCAGCCAAAATCAATGCGATACGTATTAAAAACAGTATCGAAAAGGCCGATATTGTAGTTGTAAAATTCGGAGATAAGTACAGGCAATGGAATGCCGCCTTTGATGCAGGGTATGCGGCCGCCCTGGGAAAATCTTATATCGTTGTACACCCGGCTGAATTTACACACGCCTTAAAGGAAGTTGACGCCCAGGCGATGGCAGTAGCCGAAGATGTCAGTCAAGTCCTTAAGATATTGGAGTACATTACACTCCCCGAGTAA
- a CDS encoding IS3 family transposase: MGINRQVYYRAIKRTKDKQQVASQALEIIEKVRMRMPRIGTRKLYYLLYDELKEIGVGRDRLFAIMKANHLQIVPKRQYHITTDSHHRFRKHKNLVDGLKLERPEQVWVSDITYIGNRQSPMYLSLVTDAYSKKIIGFNVSNSLNASGAIEAMKRALKNRKYANRDLIHHSDRGLQYCCDGYQQLLKKHKVTCSMTESYDPYQNAIAERINGILKHEFIRGITTTDQELMSKLITESVDIYNNERPHWSCWMNTPNFMHEQKSIPIKTYKSKKSTEVVPGAK; encoded by the coding sequence TTGGGGATAAATAGACAGGTCTATTACCGAGCCATTAAAAGAACAAAGGATAAGCAACAGGTAGCTAGCCAGGCTTTAGAAATCATTGAAAAAGTAAGAATGAGAATGCCCCGAATCGGCACCCGAAAGCTATATTATCTGCTATACGATGAACTTAAGGAAATTGGAGTAGGCCGAGACAGGTTATTTGCTATCATGAAGGCCAATCATCTACAGATTGTCCCGAAAAGGCAATATCATATCACTACAGACTCACATCACAGGTTTAGAAAACATAAAAACCTGGTTGATGGGTTGAAACTGGAACGACCAGAACAAGTTTGGGTATCAGATATCACCTACATAGGTAACAGACAAAGCCCGATGTATTTATCGTTGGTTACAGATGCTTATTCTAAGAAGATTATAGGCTTTAATGTCTCAAACAGCCTAAATGCTTCAGGAGCCATTGAGGCCATGAAACGTGCGCTTAAAAACCGAAAATATGCAAATAGAGACCTTATTCATCATTCTGACAGGGGGCTGCAATATTGTTGTGATGGGTATCAACAGCTACTAAAAAAACACAAAGTAACATGCAGTATGACTGAAAGCTATGATCCCTACCAAAATGCTATAGCAGAAAGGATCAATGGAATATTAAAACATGAGTTCATACGAGGTATCACTACAACAGATCAGGAACTCATGAGTAAGCTCATAACAGAATCCGTTGATATTTATAACAATGAAAGACCTCATTGGAGTTGTTGGATGAATACACCTAACTTCATGCATGAACAGAAATCTATTCCAATTAAAACTTATAAATCAAAAAAAAGCACCGAGGTAGTCCCCGGTGCTAAATAA
- a CDS encoding transposase, producing the protein MKKKNDSQYVKRTQRDYSYTFKMQVVREVENGELGLNAAQRKYGIQGNATVKTWLLKYGSLDWDNKSHLSLEKTPEQKLLELEAKVRLLEKQKNTLEKELEFTNKKAIIFDMMIDIAEEELKVPIRKKSLPQQLIDSRLNKKKG; encoded by the coding sequence ATGAAAAAGAAGAATGATTCTCAGTATGTTAAGCGAACACAGCGAGATTACAGTTATACCTTTAAAATGCAGGTTGTCCGCGAGGTCGAGAATGGTGAATTAGGCCTGAATGCAGCTCAAAGAAAATACGGTATTCAGGGCAATGCGACAGTTAAGACTTGGTTATTAAAATATGGTAGCTTAGATTGGGATAATAAATCTCACCTCAGTTTGGAAAAAACACCTGAACAAAAGTTACTAGAGCTGGAAGCAAAAGTCCGGTTACTAGAGAAGCAAAAAAACACTCTGGAGAAGGAACTGGAGTTTACAAATAAGAAAGCTATCATCTTTGATATGATGATTGATATCGCTGAAGAAGAGCTTAAAGTGCCTATCAGAAAAAAGTCCTTACCTCAACAGTTGATCGATTCAAGATTGAACAAAAAGAAGGGATAA
- a CDS encoding choice-of-anchor L domain-containing protein has product MARYVFTVLIATLHMNISLFGQVVDTTRTANDLVNNILLGNGVQIGNVSFTGQKHAIGFYEDQTLQVGIEKGILLTSGNALFVAGPNKSPRSGWASDAAGDYELDAIARGKTYDAAVLEFDFVTVSENLSFQFVFASEEYLEYVGSKFNDVFAFFIEGPDIGKKNIARLPDGSTPITVNTVNNELNSQYYIDNTYVNTTDPFIWDVRNRKVIENKNYLQEEIPPKYNIQFDGFTQVLEARCKVVPNKVYHIKIAIADVGDGILDSGVILKGGSFRSYGDQVVSLDKHFRNEVTPKTAESKRPALAASGRQLTRSIPKEIILGNIEFEFDKYRIPVNAKNTLTTVINEWYKKPAGKIHVIGHTDSWGSDQYNIVLSRRRSEAVAHALSGLGIPESQLVIHFYGEERPLKTNDTTDGRARNRRVELVLSY; this is encoded by the coding sequence ATGGCTAGATATGTTTTTACTGTACTAATAGCCACCCTTCATATGAATATTTCCCTTTTTGGGCAGGTGGTAGATACAACCAGGACGGCCAATGATCTGGTTAACAACATCCTTTTGGGAAACGGAGTGCAAATTGGTAATGTCTCTTTTACAGGGCAGAAACATGCAATAGGCTTTTATGAGGACCAAACATTACAGGTTGGAATTGAAAAAGGAATATTGTTGACATCAGGTAACGCTCTTTTTGTTGCAGGGCCTAATAAATCACCTCGTTCCGGTTGGGCCAGTGATGCAGCAGGAGATTATGAGCTGGATGCAATAGCCCGGGGAAAAACATATGATGCCGCAGTATTGGAGTTTGATTTTGTAACCGTTTCAGAAAATCTGTCATTCCAGTTTGTTTTTGCTTCAGAGGAATATCTCGAATATGTAGGTTCAAAATTCAATGATGTATTCGCTTTTTTTATAGAAGGACCAGATATAGGAAAAAAAAATATTGCCAGACTTCCCGACGGCAGTACTCCTATTACTGTCAACACGGTAAACAACGAATTGAACAGTCAGTATTATATTGATAATACTTATGTTAATACAACTGATCCATTCATCTGGGATGTAAGGAATCGGAAAGTAATTGAAAATAAGAACTACCTGCAAGAGGAAATACCTCCTAAATATAACATTCAATTTGATGGTTTTACGCAGGTGCTTGAAGCCAGATGCAAGGTGGTTCCCAATAAAGTTTACCATATCAAAATTGCAATAGCAGATGTTGGCGATGGTATACTGGATTCCGGCGTTATTCTTAAAGGAGGTTCATTTCGTAGCTATGGAGATCAGGTAGTATCATTAGACAAGCATTTCAGAAACGAAGTAACTCCAAAAACTGCTGAAAGCAAGCGACCGGCTCTGGCAGCCTCAGGGCGGCAATTGACCCGCAGCATACCTAAAGAGATCATACTGGGAAATATTGAATTTGAATTTGATAAATATAGAATACCTGTAAACGCAAAGAATACACTAACTACAGTTATCAATGAATGGTACAAAAAGCCAGCTGGAAAAATTCATGTGATTGGTCATACCGATAGTTGGGGTTCTGATCAATACAATATCGTACTTTCCCGGAGGCGTTCGGAGGCCGTTGCACATGCACTGAGTGGCCTGGGTATACCTGAAAGTCAATTAGTAATACATTTTTATGGAGAGGAAAGACCTCTAAAAACCAATGACACTACCGACGGGCGAGCGAGGAACAGGCGCGTTGAACTGGTTTTAAGCTATTAA
- a CDS encoding DUF1684 domain-containing protein, protein MIKRIFIPILFLSCYTTSYAQHEGLIQEIEQYHKELNEEFSNPEESPLTDSDLKAFTSLDFFPIDLKYRVEARFVRTLGQKPFKMATTTTRSPIYEKYGEAHFELDGEKFVLEIFQSHELRETEEYKDYLFLPFTDLTNGEETYGGGRYLGLTIPEADSIILDFNKAYNPYCAYNKKYSCPIVPRQNRVRTKVLAGVKAFKAP, encoded by the coding sequence ATGATTAAAAGGATATTCATCCCCATTTTATTTTTGAGTTGTTACACAACATCGTACGCTCAACATGAAGGATTGATCCAGGAAATTGAGCAATATCATAAAGAGCTCAATGAGGAATTTTCCAACCCTGAGGAAAGCCCTTTAACAGACTCAGACCTTAAAGCCTTTACATCACTGGATTTCTTCCCCATAGATCTCAAATATCGGGTTGAGGCACGATTTGTCAGAACCCTAGGGCAAAAGCCCTTTAAAATGGCTACTACCACGACCCGATCTCCTATATACGAAAAGTACGGCGAAGCGCATTTTGAACTTGACGGCGAAAAATTTGTATTAGAGATTTTCCAAAGCCATGAACTCAGGGAAACCGAAGAATATAAGGACTACCTGTTTCTGCCATTTACCGATCTTACTAATGGAGAAGAAACTTATGGAGGAGGAAGATACCTGGGCCTTACTATTCCCGAGGCTGACTCTATTATCCTTGACTTTAACAAGGCTTACAATCCGTATTGTGCCTATAATAAGAAGTATTCATGCCCGATTGTACCCCGGCAAAACAGAGTCCGGACAAAAGTGCTGGCGGGGGTTAAAGCCTTCAAAGCACCTTAA
- a CDS encoding LEA type 2 family protein, producing MKYKFLLVVLLSVFLLAYGCKHPEDAPVFRRVGNIEVTKVTGSEAYLNANAYFYNPNDVKMRLKKVEVDVEVEGNKIGTINHSVKTLIPANSEFKVPLDATFDMKQMGFLKSVISILGGKKVKVHYKGFIRVSFHGFPIKVPVDYEDEVRI from the coding sequence ATGAAATATAAATTCCTTCTTGTGGTGCTGTTATCGGTTTTCTTACTTGCCTATGGTTGCAAGCATCCGGAAGATGCACCGGTGTTCAGGAGAGTTGGCAATATTGAAGTAACGAAAGTTACTGGTTCTGAGGCCTACCTTAATGCCAATGCGTATTTTTATAATCCTAATGATGTAAAAATGCGATTAAAGAAAGTGGAGGTAGATGTGGAAGTGGAGGGTAACAAAATTGGTACTATTAATCACTCTGTTAAAACATTGATTCCGGCCAACTCTGAATTCAAAGTGCCGCTCGATGCAACCTTTGATATGAAACAGATGGGTTTCTTAAAAAGTGTAATCAGTATACTTGGAGGAAAGAAAGTTAAAGTACACTACAAAGGGTTTATACGTGTATCATTTCACGGTTTCCCTATCAAAGTTCCGGTCGATTACGAAGATGAAGTTCGCATATGA
- a CDS encoding 2OG-Fe(II) oxygenase has product MNLTSDYLEFIADGLANQDYAIVDHFLPMEEVNDILKVFALHQDSDRFKRAGIGKDDNLQYDRSIRGDYIKWIDPNDALLPVQKFLDRINHLKDYLNRTCFLGIKDYETHFTIYPPGSFYKRHLDQFKNDGARKISFICYLNTQWQPGDGGELRLYLDKEIRDIAPTAGKLACFRSEIIEHEVLLSMKDRFSLTGWMLNLPLGLEFMVDR; this is encoded by the coding sequence ATGAATCTTACCTCAGACTACCTGGAATTTATAGCCGATGGGTTGGCCAACCAGGACTACGCAATTGTTGATCATTTTCTTCCGATGGAGGAGGTAAATGATATTCTAAAAGTTTTTGCGTTGCATCAGGATAGTGACCGCTTTAAAAGGGCAGGTATAGGAAAGGATGATAACCTGCAATATGATCGAAGCATTCGGGGTGACTATATCAAATGGATTGATCCGAATGATGCTTTGTTGCCGGTGCAGAAATTTTTGGATCGAATTAACCACTTAAAGGACTATTTGAACAGGACCTGTTTCCTCGGGATAAAAGATTATGAAACACATTTCACTATTTATCCTCCCGGTTCATTTTACAAAAGGCATCTTGATCAGTTTAAAAACGACGGTGCCAGAAAAATATCATTTATTTGCTACCTGAACACTCAATGGCAACCTGGAGATGGTGGCGAGTTAAGGCTTTACCTTGACAAGGAAATAAGGGATATTGCTCCTACGGCAGGCAAATTGGCTTGCTTCAGAAGCGAAATTATCGAGCACGAGGTTTTGCTTTCAATGAAAGACCGGTTTAGTCTTACAGGTTGGATGCTGAATCTGCCTTTGGGGCTGGAGTTTATGGTTGACCGGTAA
- a CDS encoding amidohydrolase family protein gives MYRYILSFLLLILSCHCRSQNNEVRMDWESYDPPSTLVVPEHIVKKAKYPFIDVHNHQFNMPNQDLNEVIMEMDKLNMAVMVNLSGRGRGSEEHLTGSIENVRKTAPNRFIVFTNIDISTINEAGWTERTVKQIENDVKLGANGLKIYKSQTMAIVDGKRIAIDDPRIDPVWTKCGELGIPVLIHAADPKSFWEPHDEQNERWLELKVRPGRKRSDTDPAPWEQIIREQHHIFEKHPKTIFINAHLGWYGNDLGKLGKLMEKYPNMFTEIGAVIAELGRQPRMAKEFLTQYQDRVMFGKDSWNPEEYYTYFRVLETDDEYFPYYKRYHAFWRMYGLDLDDEVLRKLYYKNALKIIPGIDKSLFPK, from the coding sequence ATGTACCGATATATTCTTTCTTTCCTGTTATTAATTCTTTCGTGTCATTGTAGAAGCCAAAATAATGAAGTGCGGATGGACTGGGAAAGTTATGATCCACCTTCGACGCTGGTGGTTCCTGAGCACATTGTAAAAAAGGCAAAATACCCTTTTATAGATGTACACAATCATCAGTTTAATATGCCCAACCAAGATCTGAATGAGGTTATAATGGAGATGGATAAACTCAATATGGCTGTAATGGTCAATCTTAGTGGGAGGGGAAGAGGCTCAGAGGAGCACCTGACAGGAAGTATAGAAAATGTAAGGAAAACTGCCCCCAATCGTTTTATAGTATTTACTAACATTGATATCAGCACAATTAACGAGGCAGGCTGGACCGAGCGCACGGTAAAGCAAATTGAAAATGATGTTAAGCTAGGCGCCAATGGCCTTAAGATCTACAAGAGCCAAACAATGGCCATAGTAGATGGAAAAAGAATAGCGATCGATGATCCTCGAATTGATCCGGTTTGGACTAAATGTGGTGAACTTGGCATCCCGGTATTAATACATGCCGCTGACCCTAAATCTTTTTGGGAACCACATGATGAACAAAATGAAAGGTGGCTGGAGTTAAAAGTGCGTCCGGGGCGAAAAAGATCTGATACAGATCCCGCCCCATGGGAACAAATTATTAGAGAGCAGCATCATATTTTTGAAAAGCATCCAAAAACTATTTTCATTAATGCCCATTTGGGTTGGTACGGAAATGATCTAGGCAAACTCGGTAAATTAATGGAAAAATATCCCAACATGTTCACTGAAATAGGTGCCGTTATTGCTGAATTGGGTCGCCAGCCTCGTATGGCCAAGGAATTCCTGACTCAATACCAGGACAGGGTGATGTTTGGAAAGGACAGCTGGAACCCTGAAGAATACTATACTTATTTCAGAGTATTGGAAACGGATGATGAATATTTCCCTTACTATAAAAGATACCACGCATTCTGGAGAATGTATGGCCTTGATCTTGATGACGAAGTGCTGAGAAAACTATATTACAAGAATGCACTCAAGATCATCCCTGGTATAGATAAATCCTTATTCCCGAAATAA
- a CDS encoding DUF4395 family protein, translated as MNRYLIQQGYSSCSQEELSSLNYHVRLMPAFCLVMVIFGLIFKEPFIHFFLSALGIVGFGSKKYHPIDAVYNRIIAISNRKKLPAINPLPRRYASLMGATFNLTTGLFLLDGQYTAALYTAAILIALQLTVIFTHFCVASWLYEKFYAFLGHGDNISLSEARELRMKGALLLDVRTPKEHERQVITGALNIPLPKLRDHDIYHGKEVIIFCNSGMRSKEATKLINNSALAKAYSLGSIENAIKL; from the coding sequence ATGAATCGCTACTTAATACAGCAGGGTTATTCATCCTGCTCGCAAGAAGAGTTAAGTTCTCTAAATTACCATGTGAGGCTTATGCCCGCATTCTGTCTGGTCATGGTAATCTTTGGCCTGATCTTTAAGGAACCCTTCATCCACTTCTTTCTATCTGCTCTTGGTATAGTTGGGTTTGGATCAAAAAAATATCACCCCATAGATGCCGTATATAACAGGATTATTGCCATCTCTAACCGTAAAAAACTGCCTGCGATAAACCCTCTTCCTCGGAGATATGCAAGCCTGATGGGTGCAACTTTTAACCTTACAACCGGATTGTTTTTACTTGATGGTCAGTACACTGCAGCACTGTATACAGCTGCCATTCTGATTGCATTACAGCTTACAGTAATCTTCACTCACTTCTGCGTTGCAAGTTGGTTATATGAGAAGTTTTATGCTTTTCTGGGACACGGAGATAACATCAGTCTGTCAGAAGCAAGAGAGCTAAGAATGAAAGGAGCACTGCTTCTGGATGTAAGAACTCCTAAAGAGCATGAAAGACAGGTTATTACAGGCGCATTGAATATTCCTCTGCCAAAGCTTAGGGATCATGATATATATCACGGTAAAGAAGTAATCATTTTCTGCAATAGTGGTATGAGGTCCAAAGAAGCTACCAAGCTTATAAATAATAGTGCTTTAGCAAAAGCCTATTCTTTAGGCTCTATTGAAAATGCTATAAAGTTGTAG
- a CDS encoding tetratricopeptide repeat protein, with amino-acid sequence MKAFSVIVIILFPVFGLAQSAEEHYAKALKSIENEKYKEAVSSLTKAVEANTKYKEAYNQRGFVKNQLADFYGAIGDYNIALEIDSTFADALVNRGEAKFNLGDDYGALEDYDKAIKYDPKSSEAYSNRGFAKYNLEDLQGAYFDFSKAIELDPDDADKYFNRAVVKAELEEYISAIDDYTKSISLDPSDPDVYNYLGVAKFNIGEIEEAIKDYNKSIEMDGSDPVKFENRALAKSTLEDYEGALADYNKSIELFNEDPDTYNLRGVVKYNLENHEGAIEDYNKAIELDPYNPVYYDNRALSKMEVEDYKGAIQDYSYSIELFPTDPETFHQRGLAKIQKGDKYDGCLDLNTAVELGSDEAKASVKEHCK; translated from the coding sequence ATGAAAGCCTTTAGTGTTATAGTAATAATTCTCTTTCCTGTTTTTGGTTTGGCTCAATCAGCTGAAGAACACTATGCGAAAGCATTAAAAAGTATCGAAAATGAAAAATATAAGGAAGCAGTCTCTTCCTTAACCAAAGCAGTAGAGGCCAATACTAAATACAAGGAGGCTTATAACCAGCGAGGTTTTGTTAAAAACCAGTTGGCCGATTTTTATGGTGCCATTGGTGACTATAACATTGCTTTGGAGATTGATTCAACTTTTGCTGATGCGCTTGTAAACCGCGGAGAGGCTAAGTTTAATCTCGGAGATGACTATGGAGCTTTGGAAGATTATGACAAAGCCATAAAATATGATCCTAAATCATCGGAAGCCTATTCCAACAGAGGGTTTGCCAAATACAACCTTGAAGACCTTCAGGGAGCATACTTTGATTTTTCAAAAGCTATTGAACTTGATCCTGATGATGCTGATAAGTATTTTAATCGTGCTGTTGTAAAAGCCGAGCTCGAAGAATATATCAGTGCTATTGATGATTATACTAAATCTATCTCTCTAGACCCATCAGATCCTGATGTATATAATTATTTGGGAGTGGCAAAGTTTAATATTGGCGAAATTGAGGAGGCCATAAAGGATTATAATAAATCTATCGAAATGGATGGCTCAGACCCTGTAAAGTTTGAGAATCGAGCCTTGGCCAAAAGCACTCTGGAAGATTATGAGGGCGCACTGGCTGACTATAACAAGTCAATAGAGCTATTTAATGAGGACCCTGACACCTATAATTTACGAGGGGTAGTTAAGTATAATCTTGAAAACCACGAAGGAGCCATTGAAGACTATAACAAAGCCATTGAACTGGACCCGTATAATCCAGTATACTATGATAACAGAGCGCTGTCAAAAATGGAAGTTGAGGATTACAAAGGCGCTATCCAGGATTATTCGTACTCAATTGAACTGTTTCCCACTGATCCGGAAACTTTCCATCAGCGAGGGCTGGCTAAAATACAAAAAGGGGATAAATATGATGGTTGTCTGGACCTGAATACTGCGGTTGAGTTAGGGTCTGATGAGGCCAAAGCCTCTGTTAAGGAGCATTGTAAATAA
- a CDS encoding ABC transporter permease/substrate-binding protein, with product MKQLTQFVSFVASHQQELLDQTMEHLWLTLVSLAIATTIGLSLGLFISKNKRFSSLVIGFVNAVQTIPSVALLGFLLPFLGIGVIPAIVALFLYALLPIVRNTYTGITEIDPAIREAAIGMGMSPFQVLMKVELPLAMPVLFAGIRTAFVINVGIATLCALIAAGGLGEFIFRGLSTNNPYMILAGAIPAALMALIFDSLMGLVQKHVYTLIKPILVVITAGTLFIAWYSISSHAEPSRLVAGFPSEFIERGDGYKGLKEIYHLNLDVREMEIGLMYQAIKNKHVDVISGFSTDGRIEAFNLYKLIDDKNYFPPYHAAPVIRRKTLNEYPEILTALSTLENMVSDEAMAQMNYQVDEEGKDIREVAINFLKSTGFHVGRARAGSPDVLIGSKNFTESFILAHIFKIIIESETGLTAGLKLGFGGTKLLFDALNTGEVDLYPEYTGTGLLVILKPEKDGSIPYEKDKVYNFVSKEFKERFDVVWLPPLGFNNTFALMMRKDQAEELKIKSISDLAGIRQE from the coding sequence ATGAAACAGCTTACTCAGTTTGTATCTTTTGTAGCTTCACACCAGCAAGAACTGCTGGATCAAACCATGGAGCACTTATGGTTAACGCTGGTTTCATTAGCCATTGCTACTACAATAGGTTTATCTTTAGGTTTGTTTATAAGCAAAAACAAGAGGTTTTCATCACTGGTTATAGGCTTCGTGAATGCTGTCCAAACCATTCCGAGTGTCGCATTGCTCGGGTTTCTTCTCCCTTTTTTAGGTATAGGAGTCATACCCGCCATCGTTGCCTTATTTTTATATGCCCTTCTGCCGATAGTGAGAAACACTTATACCGGGATCACTGAAATTGATCCTGCCATAAGGGAGGCTGCTATAGGAATGGGCATGTCTCCATTTCAGGTTTTGATGAAAGTAGAATTGCCACTCGCCATGCCAGTGCTCTTCGCTGGTATACGCACAGCATTTGTAATTAATGTGGGTATAGCTACTTTATGTGCTTTAATTGCTGCCGGAGGTCTGGGTGAATTCATTTTTCGCGGACTCAGCACCAACAATCCATATATGATATTAGCCGGTGCAATACCGGCAGCCTTAATGGCTCTTATTTTTGACTCATTGATGGGTCTTGTACAGAAACACGTCTATACGCTCATAAAGCCCATATTGGTGGTGATAACAGCCGGCACCCTCTTCATTGCCTGGTATAGCATCAGCTCGCACGCTGAGCCCTCCCGACTGGTTGCCGGCTTTCCATCTGAATTTATCGAACGCGGTGATGGCTATAAAGGCCTTAAAGAGATCTACCACCTGAATCTGGATGTCAGGGAGATGGAAATAGGACTAATGTACCAGGCCATTAAAAATAAACATGTAGATGTAATCAGTGGTTTTTCAACAGATGGAAGGATTGAAGCTTTTAATCTTTATAAACTAATAGATGACAAAAACTACTTCCCTCCATATCACGCAGCTCCTGTTATTCGCCGGAAAACTTTGAATGAATATCCGGAAATACTGACAGCTCTAAGCACACTGGAAAATATGGTGTCTGATGAAGCGATGGCACAGATGAATTATCAGGTGGATGAAGAGGGAAAGGATATCAGAGAGGTTGCCATAAACTTTTTAAAAAGCACCGGCTTTCATGTCGGGAGGGCACGCGCAGGAAGCCCGGATGTGCTCATTGGATCCAAAAATTTTACGGAGAGCTTCATTCTGGCACATATATTCAAAATTATAATTGAAAGTGAAACAGGGCTCACTGCTGGCTTAAAGCTGGGCTTTGGGGGAACAAAGCTACTCTTTGATGCACTGAACACAGGTGAAGTAGATCTTTATCCGGAGTATACTGGTACCGGCTTACTGGTTATACTAAAGCCAGAAAAGGACGGAAGTATTCCTTATGAAAAGGATAAAGTGTACAACTTTGTAAGTAAAGAATTTAAAGAGCGATTTGATGTTGTCTGGCTACCTCCCCTTGGTTTCAATAATACTTTTGCTCTAATGATGAGAAAAGACCAGGCAGAAGAATTGAAAATCAAATCTATAAGTGACCTGGCTGGCATAAGGCAGGAATAG